In Anseongella ginsenosidimutans, one genomic interval encodes:
- a CDS encoding GNAT family N-acetyltransferase: protein MAIKIAQASDEASAIDALTLAFSVDPMVRWSLPDPAKYLATFPSLARAFGGSAFRTGTAYFADGFAGVALWLPPGVRSDEESLMRLFDENTSDDVKEDLPGIFEQMEKFHPTQRHWYLPMIGVDPAYQGAGLGTALMTEALKVVDRDGLIAYLESSNPKNISLYERHGFEVIGEIQSGSSPVLRPMLRRAR, encoded by the coding sequence ATGGCAATTAAAATCGCTCAAGCATCGGATGAGGCCAGCGCCATCGATGCGTTGACATTGGCATTCAGTGTTGACCCCATGGTCCGTTGGTCCCTGCCGGATCCCGCAAAATATTTGGCAACTTTTCCTTCGTTAGCGCGGGCTTTCGGCGGAAGCGCGTTCCGTACGGGTACAGCCTATTTTGCCGATGGTTTCGCGGGTGTTGCCTTATGGTTGCCACCCGGTGTCAGATCTGATGAGGAATCCCTGATGAGGCTGTTCGACGAAAACACCAGCGACGATGTAAAGGAAGATCTGCCAGGAATTTTTGAGCAGATGGAAAAGTTTCATCCCACCCAGCGGCATTGGTATTTGCCCATGATAGGTGTCGACCCGGCGTATCAGGGTGCGGGCCTGGGCACCGCATTGATGACCGAGGCGCTAAAAGTGGTAGACCGTGATGGATTAATTGCCTATCTCGAATCTTCGAATCCTAAGAATATTTCGTTATATGAGCGTCACGGCTTCGAGGTTATCGGCGAGATTCAATCCGGCAGCTCACCTGTTTTACGCCCTATGCTGCGAAGAGCGCGATAA
- a CDS encoding arsenate reductase family protein, which translates to MKKKIYYLATCSTCESIMKELHIDMQNGFELQDIRTQKITPEQIDEMQKLAGSYEALFSRRALKYKELGLTDKKLTEEDYKNFILEHDTFLKRPVVIIGSQIFIGSGKKNIEALRVALNKLG; encoded by the coding sequence ATGAAAAAGAAGATCTATTATCTCGCTACTTGCTCTACCTGCGAAAGCATTATGAAGGAGCTACATATCGATATGCAAAATGGATTTGAGCTGCAGGATATCCGTACACAAAAAATTACACCGGAACAAATCGATGAAATGCAAAAGCTGGCGGGTAGCTACGAAGCGCTTTTCAGTCGCCGGGCATTGAAATATAAAGAGCTGGGTTTGACGGATAAAAAACTGACCGAAGAGGATTACAAAAATTTCATACTTGAACATGACACGTTCCTGAAAAGGCCCGTTGTTATCATCGGAAGCCAAATTTTTATTGGAAGCGGAAAGAAAAACATTGAAGCGCTGAGGGTGGCTTTGAATAAATTAGGTTGA